A single Methanocaldococcus bathoardescens DNA region contains:
- the nikC gene encoding nickel transporter permease yields the protein MIKLRDTIKAMLKNKTCLAGLIIISLITLAGLLAPIIAKDPYETNMLKRLSPPSLEHPFGTDQLGRDLFSRIVYGARVSLIVAITISIISLTVGCLIGAISGYIGGVVDDIIGRIIDVFLAIPELIFNIALVGVLCVVLESTSSIWVVIFAIIVTNWVSYARLTRGIVLSLKEREFITSARMMGASDFWILLKHIIPNAIPPIIVLATLNVGNVIMTIASLGFLGLGIQPPTPEWGQILNSGKNYLTTAPWIMVFPGLAIMLAILGFNLLGDGLRDVLEPKSRRVAQ from the coding sequence GTGATTAAGTTGAGAGATACAATAAAAGCCATGCTAAAAAACAAAACATGCCTTGCAGGTTTGATAATTATCTCCCTAATAACCTTAGCTGGTTTATTAGCTCCAATAATAGCAAAAGACCCTTATGAAACAAACATGCTTAAGAGGCTCTCACCTCCATCATTAGAACATCCATTTGGAACAGACCAGTTAGGGAGAGATTTGTTCTCAAGGATTGTTTATGGAGCGAGGGTCTCTCTGATTGTAGCTATAACGATATCAATCATATCATTGACTGTTGGATGTTTAATTGGGGCTATAAGCGGATACATTGGAGGAGTTGTTGATGACATTATTGGGAGGATTATAGATGTGTTTTTGGCAATTCCAGAGCTTATATTTAACATTGCATTAGTTGGGGTTTTGTGTGTGGTTTTAGAATCTACATCGTCGATATGGGTTGTTATATTTGCAATTATAGTTACAAATTGGGTTAGTTATGCAAGATTAACAAGAGGGATTGTGTTGTCTCTAAAAGAGAGGGAGTTCATAACCTCTGCAAGGATGATGGGGGCATCTGATTTCTGGATTTTGTTAAAGCACATCATCCCAAATGCCATTCCACCAATAATAGTTCTCGCAACCCTAAATGTTGGGAATGTGATTATGACAATAGCAAGTTTAGGATTTTTGGGCTTAGGAATTCAGCCACCAACACCAGAATGGGGACAAATTCTAAACTCTGGAAAAAACTATCTCACAACAGCCCCTTGGATTATGGTATTTCCAGGTTTGGCAATAATGCTTGCTATACTTGGATTTAACTTGCTTGGTGACGGTTTAAGAGATGTGTTAGAGCCAAAATCAAGGAGGGTAGCACAATGA
- a CDS encoding H(2)-dependent methylenetetrahydromethanopterin dehydrogenase-related protein, translating to MKVSVYGAGNQNLYINQLNLPEKFGGEPPYGGSRMAIEFAKAGHDVVLAEPNKDIMSDDLWKKVEDAGVKVVSDDIEAAKHGEVHILFTPFGKITFNIVKTIIEHVPENSVICNTCTVSPVVLYYSLEPILRTKRKDVGISSMHPAAVPGTPQHGHYVIGGKTTDGRELASESQINKLVELAKSAGKEAYVVPADVSSVVADMGSLVTAVALSGVLDYYTVGNKIIKVPKKMIEQQVIMTLQTMASLVETSGIEGLVKALNPELLIKTASSMKLLDMQKDLDAALEILKNLDETLKKEAENAEIKPTTLVAAQSLVKEIKTLIGGAAAEGAIKRSARKLFEH from the coding sequence ATGAAAGTGTCTGTTTATGGGGCTGGAAATCAAAATTTATACATAAATCAGTTAAATCTACCAGAAAAGTTTGGAGGGGAGCCACCTTACGGTGGTTCAAGAATGGCTATTGAATTCGCTAAAGCAGGACATGATGTAGTTTTAGCAGAACCAAATAAGGATATAATGAGCGATGATTTATGGAAAAAAGTTGAAGATGCTGGAGTTAAAGTTGTTAGTGATGATATAGAAGCAGCAAAGCATGGAGAAGTGCATATATTATTTACACCGTTCGGTAAAATAACATTTAATATAGTAAAAACTATTATTGAACATGTTCCTGAAAATTCTGTTATTTGTAACACTTGTACTGTTTCACCTGTTGTTTTATACTATTCTTTAGAACCAATTTTAAGGACAAAGAGAAAAGACGTTGGAATTAGCTCAATGCATCCAGCGGCTGTTCCTGGAACCCCACAACATGGACATTATGTTATTGGTGGGAAAACAACCGACGGTAGAGAATTAGCAAGCGAGAGTCAAATAAATAAATTGGTAGAGCTTGCTAAAAGTGCAGGAAAAGAAGCTTATGTAGTTCCTGCAGATGTTTCTTCAGTTGTTGCGGACATGGGTTCTTTGGTAACAGCAGTTGCTTTATCTGGTGTTTTAGACTACTATACAGTGGGGAATAAAATTATAAAAGTTCCTAAAAAGATGATTGAACAGCAAGTTATCATGACTTTACAAACAATGGCCTCCCTTGTAGAAACTTCAGGTATTGAAGGCTTGGTAAAAGCGTTAAATCCAGAGTTATTAATAAAAACTGCTTCATCAATGAAGTTGTTAGATATGCAAAAAGATTTAGACGCTGCTTTAGAGATTCTTAAAAACTTAGATGAAACATTGAAAAAAGAAGCTGAAAATGCAGAGATAAAACCAACAACACTTGTAGCGGCTCAATCATTAGTTAAAGAGATAAAAACTTTAATAGGAGGAGCTGCTGCTGAAGGAGCAATAAAAAGAAGCGCAAGAAAACTATTTGAGCATTAA
- a CDS encoding ABC transporter ATP-binding protein gives MNDLLVIKNLYVNFLVDDVKVKAVNGVSISIKEGETLCLIGESGSGKSVLGLSILRLLPENTEISGEIIFNEKNLLSLPEKEMRKIRGKEIAWVPQSPSTSLNPVLKVGYQVAESMILHLKLSKKDALERTVELLDYFGIYPARRRAEEYPHQYSGGMRQRALVAMGTSTKPKLIIADEPTKGVDVIKKVRVVKLFEKIKRDNDKPSLLLITHDIPFAKKLADRVAVMYCGQVVEISKAKDFFKNPLHPYSKALLESLPSNGLKPIKGNSPSMINPPKGCKFHPRCEFATEKCLKEPPFFEHDGNFVRCYLYD, from the coding sequence ATGAATGATTTGTTGGTTATTAAAAACCTATATGTGAATTTCTTGGTTGATGATGTTAAGGTTAAGGCAGTTAATGGAGTTAGCATCAGCATAAAAGAGGGAGAGACCCTCTGCCTAATAGGAGAGAGTGGGAGTGGAAAATCTGTCTTAGGACTTTCTATACTAAGATTACTGCCAGAAAATACTGAAATTAGTGGAGAGATAATCTTTAATGAAAAAAACCTCCTTTCTCTACCAGAGAAGGAAATGAGAAAGATTAGAGGAAAAGAAATAGCTTGGGTCCCTCAAAGTCCATCAACATCCTTAAACCCAGTATTAAAGGTTGGTTATCAAGTTGCAGAGTCAATGATATTACATCTAAAATTAAGCAAAAAGGATGCATTAGAAAGGACTGTTGAACTTTTGGATTATTTTGGCATATATCCAGCAAGGAGAAGGGCTGAAGAATACCCTCACCAATACAGTGGAGGGATGAGGCAGAGGGCTTTAGTGGCTATGGGAACTTCAACAAAACCTAAGCTTATAATTGCAGATGAGCCAACAAAAGGTGTTGATGTAATAAAGAAGGTTAGAGTGGTTAAGCTCTTTGAAAAGATTAAGAGAGATAATGATAAGCCCTCTCTACTTTTAATAACTCATGATATCCCATTTGCTAAAAAATTGGCTGATAGAGTTGCAGTTATGTATTGTGGGCAGGTAGTTGAGATTAGCAAGGCAAAGGATTTCTTTAAAAATCCTCTCCACCCATATTCAAAGGCACTCTTAGAATCTCTCCCATCAAATGGATTAAAACCAATTAAAGGGAATTCTCCAAGTATGATAAATCCTCCAAAAGGTTGCAAATTCCACCCAAGATGTGAGTTTGCTACAGAAAAATGCCTTAAAGAGCCACCATTCTTTGAGCATGATGGGAACTTTGTGAGGTGCTATCTATATGATTGA
- a CDS encoding ABC transporter substrate-binding protein has protein sequence MKKAVSILAIALLLLGGVAIAGCTQKTETNIEEAKPATTEIKPAETKAVEYKDTFILGYGKDHKLTGSKWGIGFFPKTHVLERLVEYDMEHDKIVPALAESWEIKDGGKTIIFHLKKGIKFSDGTEFNAYAVKFTMDRLIAKGHSLAPEGCDVIDNYTVAIHFKKPGFFNLAKMAEYHLGIMAPTSVNPVGDPNGTLVKPIGTGPFKVVDYKKDQYAIYEPNPYWYERHGIKPKFKRFVVKIIPDEDTRVMALRSGEVDAISDYVHGGAAYTPRNQLPLLEKDGFKVYKHNVPITWVIAFNYKKAPFNDPEVRKAVSLAIDRDEIVKIFGNQVRPAWNGMFAPEAPGMKEANIKYEYNPEKAREILKKKGLEGLKVKFIVDKSQGDQILVAQLIQEQLKKAGFDPELEILESGAYKQKRDSGDYDMRLYYIGGPHRRFYLRMFWRFYPGGKWDAYESEKVCSLCKKILEDPADIDPEVRKKDLIEFYKALYDEMGVVPLYHDIMTAVMSPKVDAPSPDKFFTISGEPFFAEVGVRK, from the coding sequence ATGAAAAAGGCAGTCTCCATATTGGCTATAGCTCTCCTATTACTTGGGGGTGTAGCTATAGCAGGTTGCACACAAAAAACTGAAACAAATATTGAAGAAGCAAAGCCAGCAACTACTGAAATCAAACCAGCAGAAACTAAAGCTGTTGAATACAAAGACACATTTATCTTAGGTTATGGAAAAGACCATAAACTCACAGGAAGCAAATGGGGTATCGGATTTTTCCCAAAAACTCACGTCCTTGAGAGATTGGTTGAGTATGATATGGAGCATGATAAAATAGTTCCAGCATTAGCTGAGAGTTGGGAGATTAAAGATGGAGGTAAAACAATCATCTTCCACCTCAAAAAGGGCATTAAGTTCTCTGACGGGACTGAATTTAACGCCTACGCTGTAAAATTCACAATGGATAGATTGATAGCAAAAGGACACAGCTTAGCCCCAGAGGGATGTGATGTCATAGATAACTATACAGTTGCTATTCACTTCAAAAAACCAGGATTCTTCAACTTGGCTAAGATGGCAGAGTATCACCTTGGAATAATGGCTCCTACATCAGTTAATCCAGTTGGAGACCCTAACGGAACATTAGTTAAACCAATCGGAACAGGGCCTTTTAAGGTTGTAGATTACAAGAAAGACCAATATGCTATCTATGAGCCAAACCCATACTGGTATGAAAGACATGGTATAAAGCCAAAATTCAAGAGATTCGTTGTTAAAATCATCCCAGATGAAGATACAAGAGTCATGGCTTTAAGAAGTGGAGAGGTTGATGCAATCTCTGATTATGTTCACGGAGGGGCAGCATACACACCAAGAAATCAACTCCCATTATTGGAAAAAGATGGATTCAAAGTCTATAAGCATAACGTCCCAATTACTTGGGTTATTGCATTCAACTACAAAAAAGCTCCATTCAACGACCCAGAGGTTAGGAAGGCTGTTAGCTTGGCAATAGACAGGGATGAAATTGTTAAGATATTTGGTAACCAAGTAAGACCAGCATGGAATGGAATGTTTGCTCCAGAAGCTCCAGGAATGAAAGAAGCCAACATTAAATATGAATACAACCCAGAGAAAGCCAGGGAAATATTGAAGAAGAAGGGCTTAGAGGGATTAAAAGTTAAATTCATAGTTGATAAGAGCCAAGGAGACCAGATATTGGTAGCTCAACTCATTCAAGAACAGCTTAAGAAAGCTGGATTTGACCCAGAACTTGAAATCCTTGAAAGTGGAGCTTACAAGCAGAAGAGAGATTCTGGAGACTATGACATGAGGCTCTACTACATTGGAGGACCTCACAGAAGATTCTACTTAAGAATGTTCTGGAGATTCTATCCAGGAGGTAAATGGGACGCTTACGAAAGTGAAAAAGTTTGTAGCTTATGTAAGAAAATCCTTGAAGACCCAGCAGATATCGATCCAGAAGTTAGAAAGAAGGACTTAATTGAGTTCTATAAAGCTTTATATGATGAAATGGGAGTTGTTCCACTCTACCATGACATTATGACAGCAGTAATGAGTCCAAAGGTAGATGCTCCAAGCCCAGACAAGTTCTTCACAATCAGTGGAGAGCCATTCTTTGCCGAAGTTGGAGTTAGAAAATAA
- a CDS encoding ABC transporter ATP-binding protein — MIEGKNLYKIFESGIFSKRKIVAVDGVDIEIKEGETLALIGESGSGKSTLGRMLLMLTEPTKGDVIFEEKNLTKMKKSELRKIRRKMQLIPQYPDTALDPRWTIYESIAEPLRIHKIADNEYDKIKELIEIVGLKEDHLNRFPHELSGGELQRAVIARAMALNPKFIVCDEPTSMLDVSVQASILNLLMELQREKNLSYLFITHDLEVANIMGHRMAVMYAGQIVEEGRDILEEPLHPYTRLLVESLKMEEEIADTELEIKKSLGFVEGCKYYNLCPHRSEKCLREKPPLVEVDKNRKVRCHLYA, encoded by the coding sequence ATGATTGAGGGTAAAAATCTGTATAAAATCTTTGAATCTGGGATATTTTCAAAACGTAAGATTGTTGCAGTTGATGGGGTTGATATTGAGATTAAAGAAGGAGAGACATTGGCATTGATTGGGGAGAGTGGTAGTGGAAAATCAACATTAGGCAGAATGCTGTTAATGCTAACAGAACCAACTAAGGGAGATGTTATCTTTGAAGAAAAAAACCTCACAAAGATGAAAAAATCTGAGTTAAGGAAGATTAGGAGGAAAATGCAATTAATCCCTCAATATCCAGATACTGCATTAGACCCAAGATGGACAATATATGAGAGCATTGCAGAGCCGTTAAGGATTCACAAAATTGCAGACAATGAGTATGACAAAATTAAAGAACTCATAGAAATCGTTGGATTAAAAGAAGACCATTTAAACAGATTTCCACATGAACTTAGTGGGGGAGAGTTGCAGAGGGCAGTTATAGCAAGGGCTATGGCTTTAAATCCCAAATTTATTGTCTGTGATGAGCCAACGTCCATGTTAGACGTTTCTGTCCAAGCATCTATTTTAAATCTCCTCATGGAATTGCAGAGGGAGAAAAATCTATCCTATCTATTTATAACCCATGATTTGGAGGTTGCAAACATAATGGGCCATAGAATGGCTGTGATGTATGCTGGGCAGATTGTTGAAGAAGGAAGAGATATCTTAGAAGAGCCTCTTCATCCATATACACGACTCCTTGTAGAATCCTTGAAGATGGAGGAAGAAATAGCCGATACTGAATTAGAAATCAAAAAAAGCTTGGGTTTTGTTGAGGGTTGTAAATACTACAACCTCTGCCCACACCGCAGTGAGAAATGTTTGAGAGAAAAACCTCCATTGGTGGAGGTTGATAAAAACAGAAAGGTTAGATGCCATTTATATGCGTAA
- a CDS encoding PLP-dependent aminotransferase family protein, with the protein MILKHRRPNIYGLINKEGNKEEVEIIINELLNRDYKITFLPSGSSAVFLAMWIAKIYSDEILIPNMGGWQGFLKFPKVLNLKTNMIETNLGIVDIEKLDKSLKENSSVILTSLAGYLAPQPLKEIKKLCEEKEVLFIEDISGRIGGDCGYGDIIVCSTGSPKILNCEYGGFLGISKEIEEKLGNALNNIKIISKTYKTINYFGLLKEELLNAKKTYKKYVMANEIIKNEIENAYFKEYEGISIFVECENPKNISKKINSLIKLDNKKSITTICPNYDRVLKNGIVFETKKIDVSELNKEVINEIIATLNSIL; encoded by the coding sequence ATGATTCTCAAGCATAGAAGACCTAATATATATGGATTAATAAATAAAGAAGGAAATAAAGAAGAAGTTGAGATTATAATAAATGAGCTATTAAATAGGGATTACAAAATAACTTTTCTTCCTTCTGGAAGTTCAGCAGTATTTTTAGCAATGTGGATAGCAAAAATTTATAGTGATGAGATTTTAATCCCAAATATGGGAGGTTGGCAAGGGTTTTTAAAATTTCCAAAAGTATTGAATTTAAAAACTAATATGATAGAAACAAATTTAGGAATTGTTGATATAGAAAAATTAGATAAATCTTTAAAAGAAAACTCATCAGTTATTTTAACATCATTGGCAGGATATTTAGCTCCACAACCATTAAAAGAAATAAAAAAATTGTGTGAAGAGAAAGAAGTTTTATTTATTGAAGATATTTCAGGAAGAATTGGAGGAGATTGTGGATATGGAGATATTATTGTTTGCTCTACTGGAAGTCCAAAGATATTGAACTGTGAATACGGTGGTTTTTTAGGAATAAGTAAAGAGATTGAAGAAAAATTAGGCAATGCTTTAAATAATATTAAAATAATATCTAAAACATATAAAACAATAAATTATTTTGGTCTTTTAAAAGAAGAGCTATTGAACGCTAAAAAAACTTATAAAAAATATGTTATGGCAAATGAAATAATTAAAAATGAAATTGAAAATGCTTATTTTAAAGAATATGAAGGGATATCCATATTTGTTGAATGCGAGAATCCAAAAAATATATCTAAAAAAATTAACAGCTTAATAAAATTAGACAACAAAAAATCAATAACAACAATCTGTCCAAATTATGATAGGGTTTTAAAAAATGGAATTGTATTTGAAACAAAGAAAATTGATGTTTCAGAGCTAAACAAAGAGGTTATCAATGAAATCATTGCAACATTAAATTCTATTTTATAA
- the nikB gene encoding nickel ABC transporter permease, translated as MKKYILKRILQIIPTLIGASFLSFSLLYIFPGDPAEFILTISTGTEPSPEEIERFRVEAGLDKPLIVQYINWLSNVVRGDFGTSWSSGEPVLDEIMERFPASAELFFSTFIISVVFAFLFGIVSALYRNKEIDHICRIWSLIGISIPSFWLGLMFIWLFAVHLHLLPSFGYGTLKHAILPVITWSISFMAIKSRFIRAVLLNILNEDYILTARAKGLSEKAVVLKHALRNALIPILTYLSMSISHLIIGSVMVEVVFAWPGLGSLFVESVLKRDFPVVQALVLLSAVIFTLTNLIVDILYAIIDPRIRYGD; from the coding sequence ATGAAAAAATACATCCTAAAAAGAATCTTGCAGATAATCCCAACACTTATTGGGGCTTCTTTTTTGTCATTCTCTCTGCTTTACATCTTTCCCGGAGATCCAGCAGAGTTTATCTTAACTATTAGCACAGGAACAGAGCCAAGTCCAGAAGAGATTGAGAGATTTAGAGTTGAGGCAGGTCTAGATAAGCCATTAATTGTCCAGTATATAAATTGGTTATCTAATGTTGTCAGAGGAGATTTTGGAACTTCGTGGAGTAGTGGAGAGCCCGTGTTAGACGAAATTATGGAGAGATTCCCAGCATCTGCAGAGTTATTTTTCTCAACGTTTATAATTTCGGTAGTATTTGCGTTTTTGTTTGGTATAGTATCTGCGTTATACAGAAATAAAGAGATAGACCACATCTGCAGAATCTGGTCACTTATAGGCATTAGTATTCCAAGTTTTTGGTTAGGTTTAATGTTTATATGGCTGTTTGCTGTTCATCTCCATCTTTTACCATCATTTGGTTATGGAACACTTAAACATGCCATACTCCCAGTTATCACTTGGTCGATCTCATTTATGGCAATTAAATCAAGGTTCATTAGGGCTGTGTTGTTGAATATTTTAAATGAGGACTATATTTTAACTGCAAGGGCTAAAGGACTCTCTGAAAAAGCAGTTGTTTTAAAACATGCCTTAAGGAATGCCCTAATCCCAATTTTAACTTATCTCTCAATGTCAATAAGTCATTTAATTATAGGTTCTGTTATGGTTGAAGTTGTGTTTGCATGGCCTGGTTTAGGGTCTTTATTTGTAGAATCTGTTTTAAAGAGAGATTTTCCAGTTGTTCAGGCTTTAGTTTTGCTGAGTGCAGTTATCTTTACACTAACAAACTTAATTGTTGATATCCTCTACGCAATCATAGACCCAAGAATAAGATACGGTGATTAA
- a CDS encoding roadblock/LC7 domain-containing protein, whose amino-acid sequence MIDRILLELNKTEGIKGSMVVGKDGLVIASQLPGNVDAELVGAMASAAFGAAERTAAEIGMGNLEQTMIEGEHGKTLMVDAGEGILVVLTDAKVNLGLIRITMKRAAEKIKAMF is encoded by the coding sequence ATGATTGATAGAATTTTATTAGAGCTAAATAAAACCGAAGGTATCAAAGGTTCAATGGTTGTTGGTAAGGATGGTTTGGTTATAGCTTCCCAATTGCCGGGAAATGTTGATGCTGAATTAGTTGGGGCTATGGCTTCAGCAGCATTTGGGGCTGCTGAAAGAACAGCAGCAGAAATCGGAATGGGTAATTTAGAACAAACAATGATTGAAGGAGAGCATGGAAAAACTCTAATGGTCGATGCAGGAGAAGGAATTTTGGTAGTTTTAACTGATGCGAAGGTTAACTTAGGTTTAATTAGAATTACAATGAAAAGAGCTGCAGAGAAGATAAAAGCAATGTTCTAA
- a CDS encoding ammonium transporter has product MATADLFANATDINSIVQALTVMANASDVFFLVVMGVLVFMMQWGFAMLEGGQVRKKNVNNVMMKNMVDWFIGCISWLLIGGILCTSINPADFIAWWSKIFSAAPFLVDNGLELANWFFGLVFAATAATIVSGGVAERIKFGAYVLISLIITAFLYPFFVYLGPWGAEIIPWHDYAGSLVVHGLGGFLALGAILALGPRVGRFIDGRPVPILGHNIPMAVFGALALAIGWYGFNVGSSLALGDISGLVCATTTLAMAGGGIGALIASKKDVLFTANGIVAGLVAICSGTDIVSPIGGLLIGLIAGLQVPIVYRLLEKYGIDDVCGVVPVHGTSGVIGAILAGIFGMTALGGTGDVSLVEQIIASIFCIIYGTGLGFILAKVVGIVLGGLRVSEEEEKIGLDLTEHKMPAYPEESVL; this is encoded by the coding sequence ATGGCTACTGCCGATTTATTTGCAAATGCCACTGATATAAATTCAATTGTTCAGGCTTTGACTGTAATGGCTAATGCAAGTGACGTATTCTTCCTCGTTGTTATGGGTGTTCTTGTCTTCATGATGCAGTGGGGCTTTGCAATGCTTGAAGGAGGGCAGGTGAGAAAGAAAAACGTTAATAATGTTATGATGAAAAACATGGTTGACTGGTTTATTGGTTGTATATCATGGTTATTAATTGGTGGAATTTTATGTACCTCAATAAATCCTGCTGATTTCATTGCTTGGTGGAGTAAAATATTCTCAGCAGCACCTTTCTTAGTCGATAATGGTTTAGAATTGGCAAACTGGTTCTTTGGTTTGGTCTTTGCTGCAACAGCAGCAACAATCGTTTCTGGAGGAGTTGCAGAGAGAATTAAATTTGGTGCTTATGTATTAATATCATTGATCATTACAGCATTCTTGTATCCATTCTTCGTATATTTAGGACCTTGGGGAGCTGAAATTATTCCATGGCATGACTATGCTGGAAGTTTAGTAGTTCATGGTTTGGGAGGATTCTTAGCTTTAGGGGCTATCTTAGCATTAGGTCCAAGAGTTGGAAGATTTATTGACGGAAGACCAGTGCCTATATTAGGACATAATATACCAATGGCTGTATTTGGGGCATTGGCATTGGCTATTGGTTGGTATGGATTCAACGTAGGAAGTTCATTAGCATTGGGAGATATCTCAGGGCTCGTATGTGCAACAACAACATTGGCAATGGCTGGAGGAGGAATTGGAGCTTTAATTGCTTCAAAGAAAGATGTTCTCTTTACAGCTAACGGAATTGTTGCTGGATTGGTTGCAATCTGTTCAGGAACAGATATTGTAAGTCCAATTGGTGGATTATTGATTGGTTTAATTGCAGGATTGCAAGTTCCAATTGTTTACAGATTACTTGAAAAGTATGGTATAGATGATGTATGTGGTGTTGTTCCAGTTCACGGAACTTCTGGAGTTATTGGGGCAATATTAGCAGGAATCTTTGGAATGACAGCTTTAGGAGGAACTGGGGATGTAAGTTTAGTTGAACAAATAATTGCATCAATATTCTGTATCATTTACGGAACTGGTTTAGGATTTATACTTGCTAAAGTTGTAGGAATAGTTCTTGGAGGATTGAGAGTTAGCGAAGAAGAAGAAAAAATTGGATTGGACTTGACAGAGCATAAGATGCCTGCTTACCCAGAAGAAAGTGTTCTCTAA
- a CDS encoding NAD(P)H-hydrate dehydratase produces MIIAGTMPIKGLDLIVGKATLRGNKIIINNKEFPVSMGTGALIGAVLKTLEYFDNDDVKVITAGDIGEGDGSLKIYEALKEVDDDLLVIHYIKPKISKIKEIDFSPKIIADAGGMYVAKAANIGDKFYLFLPDVGELAFLADEKATHPAYVRGFISEIDDKEVPKLIERAYKLKMPKYMVVKGETDYVVNEGKIIDTIKEPKIEAMECIGGTGDTLTGIISSLVSVGFKIEDAMSLGCKINRKLGEIVNAKPNTQIVEIINVIPEVLKEYIK; encoded by the coding sequence ATGATTATAGCAGGAACTATGCCAATAAAAGGACTGGATTTGATTGTTGGAAAAGCTACACTAAGGGGGAATAAAATAATAATAAATAACAAAGAGTTTCCAGTATCCATGGGGACTGGAGCTTTAATAGGTGCGGTTTTAAAAACATTGGAGTATTTTGACAATGATGATGTTAAAGTAATAACTGCTGGAGATATTGGAGAGGGAGATGGAAGTTTAAAGATTTATGAGGCATTAAAAGAGGTTGATGATGATTTATTGGTTATTCATTATATAAAACCAAAGATTTCAAAAATTAAAGAAATTGATTTTTCCCCAAAGATTATTGCAGATGCTGGAGGTATGTATGTAGCAAAAGCGGCAAATATTGGAGATAAGTTTTATCTCTTTTTGCCAGATGTTGGTGAATTGGCATTTTTAGCAGATGAGAAAGCTACCCATCCTGCCTATGTTAGAGGTTTTATATCTGAGATTGACGATAAAGAAGTGCCAAAACTCATTGAAAGGGCTTACAAATTGAAAATGCCTAAGTACATGGTTGTTAAAGGAGAAACTGACTATGTTGTCAATGAAGGAAAAATAATTGACACTATAAAAGAACCAAAAATAGAGGCAATGGAATGTATTGGAGGTACTGGAGACACTTTAACAGGGATAATATCATCTTTAGTAAGTGTTGGTTTCAAAATAGAGGATGCAATGAGCTTAGGATGTAAAATAAATAGAAAACTTGGAGAAATAGTTAATGCTAAGCCAAATACACAAATTGTAGAAATAATTAATGTTATTCCTGAGGTTTTAAAAGAATATATAAAATAA
- a CDS encoding GTPase domain-containing protein has product MKKEGEIKVVVIGSSDVGKTTLMENLIGRIGKVEHNGITTAIDYGSLIIDDKKIHFFGTPGQKRFEFMRELALKGTNLALIVLDASKGITEEDKEIIKLLESKQIPYGVFINKTDIGEIDINEVYNLCNPKFVVKGCAIKKEGLNELINKIISYTQ; this is encoded by the coding sequence ATGAAAAAAGAGGGGGAAATAAAAGTTGTAGTTATTGGTTCGAGTGATGTTGGAAAAACCACATTGATGGAAAATTTAATCGGCAGAATTGGAAAAGTTGAACATAATGGCATTACAACAGCCATTGATTATGGCTCATTAATAATAGATGATAAAAAAATTCACTTCTTTGGAACGCCAGGTCAAAAAAGATTTGAGTTTATGAGAGAATTAGCATTAAAAGGAACGAATTTAGCTTTAATAGTTTTAGATGCATCAAAAGGAATAACTGAAGAAGACAAAGAAATAATAAAATTATTGGAATCTAAACAAATCCCATATGGGGTTTTTATAAACAAGACAGATATCGGAGAAATTGACATAAATGAAGTCTATAATCTATGTAACCCAAAATTCGTTGTTAAAGGTTGTGCAATAAAAAAAGAAGGACTTAATGAGCTTATAAACAAAATTATATCATACACTCAGTGA